atttgCATTGGAGCTCCATTCAGGGGGCTTTGTTGCACATTTCATTTATTTATCAGGAtgtgagtggaaaaaaaaaaaaaaaaagctgcaagcACAATTTTCTTTGTCCTGTCAAATATACAGATACCAGCAAAGTCAGTAGGAAGCTTTTGCAATGGATGCCCTGAACAAAGTCACCAATGCAAATATGAACCCAGCCCAAGTTTATTTCTGGAtgtaaatcataaaaaaaattgatttaacGCCAACACAGAAACATAAATTGTTAGTAAATAACAATACACACTGCAATACTAACATGGAAGTATCTATATTACAACAGACACTACTCGCCACAAGAAGAGCTATGAGGAGAATGGTCGAGAATATTTCTTTGTATCCAAAGAGACCTTCGAAAGTATGATATACAGCCACAGGTATGGAATAGTAGGGGTTGTTCAGTAtcctaagattaaaaaaaaacaaaaaactctgtGCCGGATGAGTTTATCCAGAGATAGTGCTGCAGTTTATTATTTCATACAAACGCATTAACAATGCAGCCAAACACCTGACACCCATTGTGTTTTATAGAACAGAAAAATGCTGCATGTGTTAACTCCTTGACAACACTTGccatacatgtatgatgtatatatgcTATGGAAGTATGCAGGAGGCTCAGGAGCTAAGTCCACTCTATATATAAAGGTGCTGGATACTATGAGCAGCGGATGTTTGCCATCAGTAACTGGCTACAAAGGTGATCATGccatttaaccccctagatgcttGAGTCAATAGCAGCTGGGACATCTAGATTAGAAGACACTAGCCAGTCCTGTCATGTCTATTGCCTTCAGAAGTTCTCTGTAGCTGCTATAATTAGAATGACCGCACCCTGCAATACAaaggtattgcagtgtactgtttaAGTGATTGCAAAGTAAATTgaaatatattaaaaatgttaaatttagtaaaaaaataaaaaaaataaactacaaaTATATTTTAAGTGATAGATGTCAGAATATGGCAAGTCAATGTCTTAAATAGTTTATTTTTAatagtaaaacataacaaaaactaaataaaatttttatcCCCTTCATTGTACTGACTCGCATATTGCGGTTAACATGTTAGTTTATGTTTCCTATGTTAATATGCCATACAATAAAGGATACTATTAAACAGTTCAACTTCCAAACACAAGACCTTATATGTTGGTGCAtattcatggaaaaaaaaaagggatttatcTTTCTGAGAATAAGAGGTAAAAACTAAAATTAAAAtgtgtcattaagaggttaaataaaatTCCTTTTATTATTTCTAACCAGTTTCCTGGAGTATGGAGAATACAAAGGCCATATGTATGGTACCAGTGTGGACACAGTAAAAGAAGTACTGGATGCTGGGAAAATATGTGTAATTGACTTGGAGCCACAGGTTAGAGCTGTAatgtacatgatatatacatttataataacACAACTACGTTCAGAAGCAATGGGAGACCAAACCAATCATCAGCATGTGTCCAGAGTCTCATAATCATTTCTTAAAATGTTCTTCTATGTAGACTTTATGTGGTAGTGCATGCTGTGGTTGTATTATTTCATGAATCTGTTCTGTTAAGAattagggttctattagacaaagcgatttttaacgattaatgactaatcGAAAACTAGGTTGTTtaacgttaacctgaaatcgttcaccatattacacagaaggatagtcgttagttaggatccttactacaatcgtttactccatctaatCCCAGCAAAAAAAGGAACAATAGGCAATTACACTGactgattagtgaacaaatgtggaattacagcaaacgattagcgaactatcaccaatgattttagggtcagatctaaattaacgacACATAGAGGATTTTTCTATCATTGTCTATTACacagtcccgtgtaatagggcctttcacCAAAATAGGACTCATCCCATAGGTCCACAAACAAGCTATAGCAACTGTGCATGAATACACTGAATTTATCAATCTGATCTGCCCAGAGCTATGAGCAAATCCAACAGTTTCTGCCTCAGACAAGACTGGTAAATATTGGGCAGTGTGGTTGCTGTCTGCTACCACCACTGTGGAAACTCTAtgtaggcaggggcgtaactagaaatgattggccccatagcaaacttgattggggcccccctcctctgaccgaccactatgccatcaacacacccagctctacacagaatCTGTACACCATACAAATTACAGTGCAGTAACATCAGCTGACTCacagggacgtcttctctgattggagttccccttttcatcatcttctccgtctaccctgggccgttatgagaacttctccgagccacgaatccacagaatctgccagaaaaacatattaggctcctcactctgtcaccatcctcatttctctactaactgcactgacccctttaagccctcatttagtgggtaaccctgactctttgtagtgtatgtgtgtgtatatatatatatatccctaatatgccccgctctgtgtagacaccttatagatggtcccttgttcagtcctccatatagatggtcttttctgcatctcctatagtagggagcctccctctctgtgtccctttatagtagatgacaacctctgtgcatccccctataccaggggtagggaaccttggctctccagctgttgcaaaactacactcccatcatgcgtggacagtcaaagctaaagctgtagttttgcaatagctggagagccaaggttctttaTCCCTGCCTGATAGTATATGGCTACCTCTGTGTGTGCATCATCCTATAGgtatcccccagtgttgtccatcccccatatagatatcccAGTGTTGTgcaccccctataggtagcccagaGTTTTTGTGATCCCCTATAGGctgccccagtgttgtccatccccctataggcaacccccagtcttgtgcatccccctataggcagcccccagtcttggtGCATCCCCCtacaggcagcccccagtcttgtgcatcctcctacaggcagcccccagtcttgtgcatccccctacaggcagcccccagtcttgtgcatccccctataggcagcccccagtcttgtgcatccccctataggcaaccCCCAGTCTCGTGCAAccccccataggcagcccccagtcttctgCATCCCCAGAcccgtatagcccccagtgttgttcctcccccatatagcccccagtgttgtggttCCTCCcaaatatagcccccagtgttgttgttcctccccatAAAACCCCTAGtgttgttgttgttcctcccccatataacccccactgttgttgtcctcccctatatagcccccactgttgttgttcctcccccatatagcccctagtgttgttgtcctcccccatatagcccctagtgttgttgtcctcccccatatagcccccactgttgttcctcccccatatagcccccacggttgttgtcctccccatatagcccccagtgttgttgtcctcccccatatagcccccagtgttgttgtccttcccccatatagcccccagtgttgttgtcctcccccatatagccccccactgttgttgttcttcccccatatagcccccactgttgttgtcctcccctatatagcccccactgttgttgtcctcccccatatagcccctagtgttgttgtcttcccccatatagcccctagtgttgttgtccacccccatatagccagcagtgttgttgtccctcccccatatagcccccagtgttgttgtccttcccccatatagcccccagtgttgttgtccttcccccatatagtccccagtgttgttgtccttcccccatatagcccccagtgttgttgtcctccccatatagcccccactgttgttgtccttcccccatatagcccccactgttgttgtccttcccccatatagcccccactgttgttgtcctcccccatatagcccccactgttgttgtcctcccccatatagcccccactgttgttgtcttcccccatatagcccccactgttgttgtcctcccccatatagcccccagtattgtgcatccccttccccacatatagcccccactgttgttgtcctcccccatatagcccccactgttattgtcctcccccatatagcccccagtgttgttgtccttccccatatagcccccactgttgttgtcctcccccatatagcccccactgttattgtccttcccccatatagcccccagtgttgttgtcctccccatatagcccccactgttgttgtcctcccccatatagcccccactgttattgtccttcccccatatagcccccactgttattgtcctcccccatatagcccccactgttgttgtcctcccccatatagtccccACTGTTgtttttcccccatatagcccccactgttattgtccttcccccatatagcccccactgttgatgtccttcccccatatagcccccactgttattgtccttcccccatatagcccctagtgttattgtccttcccccatatagcccccactgttgtagtccttcccccatgtagcccccactgttattgtccttcccccatatagcccccactgttattgtccttcccccatatagcccccactgttcccctctgataaaaaagaaaaaaacaaaacagaactcacCAAACCACaccgctcccccgtcggtcgctggtctcttctttcttccccgccggatgagcagctccctggtcaGTCCcacgcagcgccatcactgagctcagtgtgtgccgcggcggctgggacttccggtacagagagtgaCATGCTCTCTGtacccggaagtcccagccgcggcggcgcacactgagctcagtgatgacgCTGCATGGGACtcgaccagggagctgctcatccggcgggggccgacactcttgtgatcgcaagcaaaacactgcttgcggtcacaagagtaattgacagggcgggaagcctatggcttctcgcgctgtcaattagaacacttaacacccgggaggcccgctcggccaccgggtgctgcaggcGGTCAGCTTCGGGGGCCAAGGCCTCGGCCTGTGCCAGGGGCCCCATAGCGGccactacggcggtagttccgccagtgtacGTAGGGATTTATACAGCTTCCATTGAAGCATGCATTGAGCGCCATCTAGTGCAGGCTGCCGGTATAGAATTTTATTCTTTTACTGAAAAGTTTAATAAGAAGCAGGAAGAACTGCCTCTATGGAAGGTACTCCATTGGATCAAATCATGCACAGTATTTATAGGTGTGCACGGTGCATGTAGGTTTTACCTTTTGGAACAATGTCACAAGAGCAACAGTTGGGATTGATAAATAAGCCCTGATATGCTGCTTACTTTTTGTCCTTTTATTTACAGGGTATTACAGGAGCTCGAAACCATGAACTTAAACCATACATAATATTTATTAAACCACCAAGCCGAAACTGTATGAGGCAGACAAGAAGAAACTCCAGCATTCTCACCGATTACTATGTGAACCTGAAGTATAAGGTACAGTTACCATTAtttggtatatatttttttttaacattataatTGGTATATGTTTTCTGTCCAAGCAGATTTATCATTTGTATCATAGTAGAAACCCCATCAGCACTTTGTGGTTTGACAAAACAAAGACATAAAATAACCAGTATAATATAATTGAATTATGGTAGTGGATACAGATACCACCCTACCGTCCTGTAGGGCAGTGAAAAGTTAATGTGAAGCAGTTGTGGAACGTCACATGATATTGGCCTATTAGGGTCATGGAAGTGATGGAAATGCTTCTGGCAATTAGGGCACATTGAAAGTAGTGAATGATGCCAAGAGCTCCTTACTCCTTTCTGTAGCTCATTATCCGTATTTACAGAACGTGTAAATGCCcccaaggcctcattcacatgactGCAAAATTCTTCCGTAATTGCTGATGTACAATTACAGGCAAAGTCTGAGATATGTATTTATTGCGGATGTTGCAGACATTAATTTCGTAACGCTtgcaaaaataaaacagaaaattgtgcaaaaatatactgacatgtgaatgaggcctcaatTAATCAACAGCTGATCTtttagctttaaaggggtgcCACTCTTCTTCTCAGCTTGGATCTATTATTGTGCAGCTAGATTGTAATggtaacacacacaacctgaggaaggGGTGGTACTGTTTTTGCCATTAAGGGTACGGCAACATATAGTAGAATCCTGCAAATTTCCTGCAGTTGAAAATCTGCACCACATTTTGCCTTATTCGTATGGATTTCCCACAACGGATTTATGGTGTTAAAAAAGTTCTGCAACAATGTGGATTTATTGTAGACTTCCACTTCAAAGTCAGGAAAATCTGTGATCCCTCATTTATTTTGTTCCACCTGCAGGAAGAAGACTTTCAGGATATAGAAGAAGCAGCAAAGAAGATTGAAGACCAATTTAGCCAATTTATTGACCAAGTGTTGGTGAATGATGATCTGCAGTCTGCTACAGTCCAGCTCCTGTCCATCGCCCGTCGTGCTCAGGATGAGCCACAATGGATTCCAGCATCTTGGATCTGCTCAGACTAAATATTTTACATCTCACAGTACTTCTTCAAAGACTAAAACTGTTCAAGTCCTATGAAATTGACAAGGGACTAGTTCGTTTTATCGAGAGTAAAGATGCATATATAAATTATTGTTTGCTATGCCACATGACCATCCAATGTATATGGGAGGGTCTTTACTCTCTATTGACAGcaaagcttgggggggggggtggagagatGAGTGTGGCATAGATTGATGATGTTAGCTTTAACAGGCTGGATCctttcaggggggaaaaaaataagccTACGTCGGGGGTATCTGGCATCAGCTTATTCCCAATAGctgagcattagagatgagcgaactcggttcgggtccatccaaacgttcggtatttgattagctggggctgctgaacttggataaaggttgtctggaaaacatggatacagccaatgactatatccatgttttccacagccttagggctttatccaagttcagcagccaccgctaatcaaatgccgatcgttcgggttcggatggactcgagcatgctcaaggtttgctcatctctactgagcatTTATATTGAATAGGAGAGGGTCAGGAAGAATAGTGGTCTTGCATATACACCTATCACAATCTTATATGAAAATGGGAGAGGGAAGACTCTGGTACCTAATATAATTATACATTTAGTAGATTATTAAATACAGAATTGTAGATGTACCACTTGGCCGTCCAGGcagaatgggaattgtagttggaaGCCCATGAGTTGTGCACCACTGACTTAGcagaatatacactcaccggccactttattaggtacaactgtccaactgcacgttaccacttaatttctaatcagccaatcacatggcggcaactcagtgcatttaggcatgtagacatggtcaagacaatctcctgcagttcaaaccgagcaaaGGTGatctgagtgcctttgaacgtggcatggttgttggtgccagaagggctggtctgagtatttcagaaactgctgatctactgggattttcacgcacaaccatctctagggtttacagagaatgattcgaaaaagaaaaaacatccagtgagcagcagttctgtgggaggaaatgccttgttgatgccagaggtcagaggagaatgggcagactggttcgagcagatagaaaggcaacagtgactcaaataaccaaccattacaaccaaggtaggcagaagagcatctctgaacgcacagtacgtccaactttgaggcagatgggctacagcagcagaagaccacaccgggtgccactcctttcagctaagaagaggaaactgaggctacaatttgcacaagctcatcgaaattggacagtagaagattggaaaaatgttgcctggtctgatgagtctcgatttctgctgcgacattcggatggtagggtcagaatttggcatcaacaacatgaaagcatggatccatcctgccttgtatcaacggttcaggctggtggtggtggtgtcatggtgtggggaatattttcttggcactctttgggccccttggtaccaattgagcatcgttgtaACGCCACAGcttacctgagtattgttgctgaccatgtccatccctttatgaccacaatgtacccaacatctgatggctactttcagcaggataatgcgccatgtcataaagctagaatcatctcagactggtttcttgaacatgacaatg
This genomic interval from Dendropsophus ebraccatus isolate aDenEbr1 unplaced genomic scaffold, aDenEbr1.pat pat_scaffold_1152_ctg1, whole genome shotgun sequence contains the following:
- the LOC138774958 gene encoding MAGUK p55 subfamily member 4-like, with product MYGTSVDTVKEVLDAGKICVIDLEPQGITGARNHELKPYIIFIKPPSRNCMRQTRRNSSILTDYYVNLKYKEEDFQDIEEAAKKIEDQFSQFIDQVLVNDDLQSATVQLLSIARRAQDEPQWIPASWICSD